From one Sediminispirochaeta bajacaliforniensis DSM 16054 genomic stretch:
- a CDS encoding CIS tube protein → MALEKAVIVNLDENDEIEVMFNPKEYIVEKRTPWKEQSTQGLDSPPVEFTLGERKRLSMELFFDTSEEKSDVREYTDKIEKLMLVNADQHRPPLLMFTWGTLRFKCVLEDLVQRFTMFMNDGTPVRAILKVLFKEYATAAEQIQDNPRHSSDHTKQMVLREGDTLSAMSAREYEDPGKWREIADANGIEDPMHVKPGTVVKLPPLY, encoded by the coding sequence ATGGCATTAGAAAAAGCGGTAATTGTTAATCTGGATGAAAACGACGAGATCGAGGTGATGTTCAACCCCAAGGAGTATATCGTGGAAAAACGTACTCCCTGGAAGGAGCAGAGTACCCAGGGGCTGGATAGTCCTCCTGTGGAGTTTACCCTGGGAGAGAGAAAACGCCTCTCGATGGAGCTCTTTTTCGATACCTCCGAAGAGAAGAGTGATGTCAGGGAGTATACGGACAAAATCGAAAAGCTGATGCTTGTGAATGCCGACCAGCACCGTCCCCCCCTGCTGATGTTTACCTGGGGCACCCTCAGGTTCAAATGCGTTCTCGAAGACTTAGTGCAGCGTTTTACAATGTTTATGAACGATGGTACGCCGGTGCGGGCCATCCTCAAGGTCCTGTTTAAGGAGTACGCAACGGCTGCGGAGCAGATTCAGGATAATCCCCGGCACTCCTCTGACCACACCAAACAGATGGTCCTTCGTGAGGGGGATACCCTGTCGGCAATGTCCGCCAGAGAGTACGAGGATCCGGGGAAATGGCGGGAGATCGCCGATGCCAACGGTATTGAAGACCCTATGCATGTGAAACCGGGAACGGTTGTTAAACTGCCCCCGCTTTATTGA
- a CDS encoding VWA domain-containing protein, with protein sequence MVKSVHTRRLIFSVLFLCAALLGLDAQEGLSSRIEMVESRNFPKVETIVNAEDETGAPILSLVRSNFQVRVDADIEIENIDLERFAATERPIHYYILLSNSGIMEGAPLAMQKEAVYKIIDALRPQDTLSVYAVGSEPLPIIESSVGGEVDATPLEELAISDKQAKLFDSLIGLSRIVKEESLDRSAVKGRSVIITLSDGRDQESRSTLDDVVASYEDLGFPIYSVGIRMLGAQYLNIMNSLSTRTGGYYHYSSKVEGVPDRTDAILEQISMAYLVIFRVKGLPADDERHQLMVQVVDKEERSEAYKNFTAVKVPFPFWLKIAVLIAVFLLIVLFILLTILSRRKERKAMGIGKRRCPDCGRRMKDDWEFCPFCRYLKNDKKRKKRQPKDKEKKSK encoded by the coding sequence ATGGTAAAAAGCGTTCATACAAGACGATTGATATTCTCAGTCCTGTTCCTTTGTGCGGCACTACTGGGATTGGACGCTCAGGAAGGGCTTTCCTCCAGAATCGAAATGGTCGAATCCCGCAATTTCCCAAAAGTGGAAACGATAGTCAATGCCGAAGATGAGACAGGGGCTCCCATATTATCTTTGGTCCGGTCGAATTTTCAGGTACGGGTAGACGCCGATATCGAGATAGAGAATATCGATCTTGAACGTTTTGCCGCCACAGAGCGTCCCATCCATTATTATATTCTGCTTTCCAATTCAGGCATTATGGAAGGGGCTCCACTTGCCATGCAAAAGGAGGCCGTTTATAAGATTATCGATGCGCTTCGACCACAGGATACGCTTTCGGTCTATGCAGTTGGCTCTGAGCCTCTTCCGATTATAGAATCCAGCGTCGGCGGTGAGGTCGATGCGACTCCTCTTGAAGAATTGGCAATAAGCGACAAACAGGCAAAGCTTTTCGACTCTCTTATTGGACTTTCACGCATCGTCAAAGAGGAGAGCCTCGACAGGTCCGCTGTCAAGGGGCGTTCGGTAATTATCACCCTTTCCGACGGACGTGATCAGGAGAGCCGCAGTACCCTGGATGATGTGGTTGCTTCCTACGAGGACCTTGGTTTTCCGATCTACTCTGTGGGAATCAGGATGCTTGGGGCCCAGTATCTCAATATCATGAACTCTCTTTCAACCAGGACCGGCGGGTATTACCACTATAGTTCCAAGGTAGAGGGAGTCCCCGATCGAACGGACGCTATTCTTGAACAGATTTCCATGGCATATCTGGTGATTTTTCGGGTCAAAGGACTTCCAGCCGATGATGAGCGACATCAGCTCATGGTTCAGGTAGTTGATAAGGAAGAGCGTTCAGAGGCTTACAAGAACTTCACTGCAGTGAAGGTCCCCTTTCCCTTCTGGCTCAAGATAGCGGTTCTTATTGCGGTATTCCTCCTCATAGTGCTTTTTATCCTTCTGACCATCTTGAGCAGAAGGAAGGAACGTAAGGCCATGGGAATCGGCAAACGTCGCTGCCCAGATTGCGGACGGAGGATGAAAGACGACTGGGAGTTTTGCCCTTTTTGCCGTTATCTCAAAAACGATAAAAAACGAAAGAAGAGACAGCCAAAGGATAAGGAGAAGAAAAGCAAGTGA
- a CDS encoding phage tail protein, translating into MSAESERVESYLPNFFGVEIDGIQCAKFFRCEGLEAETYIYEVEEGGLNTNTHKFFGRTRFPNIVLENGITDNNDLFDWYSETVLTEDPVERKDGSIILYSSANEELKRWNFYRAIPCRWVGPRLGTDVHGCAVERIEIAHEGLELAR; encoded by the coding sequence ATGAGTGCAGAGTCGGAAAGAGTTGAATCCTATTTGCCGAATTTCTTCGGAGTGGAGATCGACGGTATCCAGTGCGCAAAGTTTTTTCGCTGTGAGGGACTGGAGGCCGAGACCTATATCTATGAGGTTGAGGAGGGCGGACTGAATACCAATACGCATAAGTTTTTTGGAAGAACTCGTTTTCCGAACATTGTGCTGGAAAATGGTATTACCGACAACAACGATCTTTTCGACTGGTATTCCGAAACGGTCCTGACCGAAGATCCGGTGGAGCGAAAGGACGGTTCCATTATTCTTTACAGTTCGGCAAATGAAGAGCTAAAGCGGTGGAATTTTTACCGGGCCATCCCCTGTCGATGGGTCGGCCCCCGTTTAGGGACGGATGTCCACGGCTGTGCAGTGGAGCGCATAGAGATTGCCCATGAGGGGCTTGAGTTGGCACGGTAA
- a CDS encoding phage tail sheath family protein: MRGNRSFGSNPGVYVLSRREESNKIKISNKTIAGFIGVARKGPVDEAVRITDFNRYLEIFGGFESVGYLPYSVYTFFNSGGKECYVVRTAHGGERGLASAQIEVPGLFGNSTLCLYAASPGSWGNTLSLRVWHSKDASLEYKIRRGSRRMISVLLGDCLPGDTLRIFYSDGVSDYFNVTGQAASEGHLNIPYTRDDEEPPSVQRVGFNMTLSDGRRTEDFLYMSRRHDDDRYFFDMLEKSRIVRITPPKKRGDASLWFPKEIGMGRFSGGRDGIVGLSAGDFIGYFKGLNDNRGLGIFESLPDVSLLCAPDAGLFDQLYPEDSALAGDYAHAVRRAMIDQAERLGDRFALLDASDSDDLQEVLRSAKRYDSSHAALYYPEIEILDPLAPGGDATVNVPPSGAVAGIIARCDHEEGRYRAPAGIFIPGAVGTKWIVDDESYQMLYDAGVNGMKRIPGRGIKLWGARTLSSDPQWRYINVRRTFSLLAGAIKKGTGWAVFEPNTPGLRKRIVRHVSAFLIDMWRKGYLAGKTPEEAFFIRCDDELNSPEQIDAGIITTMVGLSITKPVEFIVVTLNAVRDDANVVIEEA, from the coding sequence GTGAGGGGGAACCGCTCTTTCGGATCAAATCCCGGCGTGTATGTCCTCTCGCGGCGGGAAGAATCGAACAAGATCAAAATCTCAAATAAAACTATTGCCGGTTTCATCGGTGTTGCCCGAAAAGGCCCGGTGGATGAGGCGGTACGTATTACCGATTTTAATCGTTATCTCGAAATCTTCGGAGGTTTTGAATCTGTCGGGTATCTTCCTTATTCGGTGTACACCTTTTTCAATAGCGGCGGTAAGGAGTGCTATGTAGTCAGAACGGCCCATGGGGGAGAGAGGGGCCTTGCCTCTGCTCAGATCGAGGTGCCCGGGCTCTTCGGAAACAGTACGCTTTGCCTCTATGCGGCAAGCCCGGGAAGCTGGGGAAACACACTCAGTCTAAGGGTCTGGCATTCGAAAGATGCATCCCTCGAGTACAAGATCAGACGTGGATCTCGACGGATGATTTCGGTCCTGCTCGGTGACTGTCTCCCCGGGGATACCCTTCGCATTTTCTATAGCGATGGTGTTTCTGATTACTTTAATGTAACGGGGCAGGCTGCATCGGAGGGACATTTGAATATTCCCTATACCCGGGATGATGAAGAGCCTCCCAGTGTTCAGCGGGTCGGTTTCAACATGACCTTAAGCGACGGCAGACGGACAGAGGATTTCCTCTATATGAGCAGGAGACATGACGACGATCGCTATTTCTTCGATATGCTGGAAAAGTCCCGGATCGTAAGGATTACACCGCCTAAAAAACGTGGGGACGCAAGCCTTTGGTTTCCAAAAGAGATCGGCATGGGACGCTTTTCGGGTGGAAGAGATGGAATTGTCGGACTGAGCGCCGGTGATTTTATCGGCTATTTCAAGGGGCTCAACGACAATCGCGGTCTCGGAATTTTCGAATCACTGCCGGATGTTTCGCTCCTGTGTGCCCCCGATGCGGGGCTTTTCGACCAGCTTTACCCCGAGGACAGTGCGCTTGCCGGGGATTACGCCCATGCCGTCAGGCGGGCGATGATCGATCAGGCCGAGCGGCTTGGCGACCGTTTTGCCCTGCTTGATGCCTCGGACAGTGACGACCTTCAGGAGGTCCTGCGCTCGGCGAAGCGCTATGACAGCAGCCATGCGGCCCTTTACTATCCTGAAATCGAGATCCTTGATCCCCTTGCTCCTGGGGGTGATGCGACCGTCAATGTACCTCCCTCAGGGGCTGTAGCGGGCATTATTGCACGGTGCGACCACGAGGAGGGGAGGTATCGTGCGCCTGCCGGTATTTTTATCCCCGGGGCTGTCGGTACCAAATGGATAGTAGACGATGAAAGCTATCAGATGCTCTATGACGCTGGGGTCAATGGGATGAAGCGGATACCTGGCCGAGGTATCAAACTCTGGGGGGCAAGGACCCTCTCTTCTGATCCCCAGTGGCGTTACATCAATGTACGCCGCACTTTTTCCCTTCTTGCCGGAGCGATCAAAAAGGGAACGGGCTGGGCGGTATTCGAGCCCAATACTCCGGGGCTTCGGAAACGGATCGTGCGACATGTTTCGGCCTTTCTCATCGATATGTGGAGAAAGGGCTACCTCGCCGGAAAGACTCCTGAAGAGGCCTTTTTTATCCGCTGCGATGATGAACTTAATTCCCCGGAACAGATCGATGCCGGCATTATAACCACAATGGTTGGTTTGAGTATAACAAAACCAGTTGAATTTATTGTCGTCACCCTGAATGCGGTACGGGACGACGCAAACGTAGTGATAGAGGAGGCGTGA
- a CDS encoding FHA domain-containing protein, which yields MALFGKKYCKKGHKMDPSWDYCPVCIAPLTGWLVSLEEGQVRQVYDIHFGKNLIGQGEDCEIRILMESILRQHALLISKAEEYSLVAQGSEGKMFVNGIETSSASLIDGDLISLGSHEFKFKAI from the coding sequence ATGGCATTATTCGGGAAAAAATATTGCAAAAAAGGCCATAAGATGGATCCCTCCTGGGATTATTGCCCGGTCTGTATCGCCCCCCTGACTGGATGGCTGGTTTCCTTGGAGGAGGGCCAGGTACGTCAGGTCTACGATATTCATTTTGGGAAAAATCTTATCGGGCAGGGAGAGGATTGTGAGATTCGCATTTTAATGGAGTCGATATTGCGGCAGCATGCATTACTGATCTCTAAGGCAGAGGAGTATTCCTTGGTGGCTCAGGGATCGGAAGGAAAAATGTTTGTCAACGGTATTGAGACTTCCTCCGCCTCTCTGATCGATGGGGATTTGATAAGCCTCGGAAGCCATGAATTCAAGTTCAAGGCGATTTAG